In Quercus robur chromosome 11, dhQueRobu3.1, whole genome shotgun sequence, the following proteins share a genomic window:
- the LOC126707410 gene encoding probable aquaporin NIP-type has translation MARITVDHVEEEFTKTTDKTNCVFGLCSSPSTVTITQKLIAEAIGTYFVIFAGCGSVVVNKIYGSVTFPGICVTWGLIVMVMIYSVGHISGAHFNPAVTITFAIFRRFPYKQVPLYIVAQLMGSILASGTLALVFDVTPNAYFGTVPVGSNCQSLVLEIVISFLLLFVISGIGTDDRATGELGGIVTGMTILLNVLVAGPISGASMNPARSIGPAVVKHVYKGLWVYVVGPIIGAIAGAFAYNLIRFTDMPLKDLVRSGSFLRGTSAK, from the exons ATGGCCAGAATAACTGTTGATCACGTAGAAGAGGAATTTACAAAGACCACAGACAAAACCAATTGTGTCTTTGGCCTTTGCTCATCACCTTCAACAGTAACCATCACACAAAAG TTGATTGCAGAAGCCATTGGTACGTATTTTGTGATATTTGCTGGTTGTGGATCAGTTGTTGTGAACAAGATCTATGGGTCAGTCACATTTCCAGGCATATGTGTAACGTGGGGTTTGATTGTCATGGTCATGATTTATTCTGTTGGTCATATTTCTGGAGCTCACTTTAATCCGGCAGTCACTATCACTTTTGCCATCTTTCGCCGATTCCCTTACAAGCAG GTTCCTCTATACATTGTAGCTCAACTGATGGGATCAATTCTTGCCAGTGGCACTTTGGCTCTAGTGTTTGATGTAACCCCTAATGCTTACTTTGGAACTGTACCAGTTGGATCGAACTGTCAATCCTTAGTTCTGGAAATTGTGATATCCTTCCTCTTGTTGTTTGTCATCTCTGGTATTGGCACAGACGACAGAGCT ACAGGTGAACTAGGAGGGATTGTCACTGGAATGACTATACTATTGAATGTTTTAGTTGCAGG GCCAATTTCAGGAGCTTCAATGAATCCAGCAAGGAGTATTGGGCCTGCTGTTGTAAAACATGTCTATAAAGGATTATGGGTCTATGTAGTTGGGCCAATTATTGGAGCAATTGCTGGAGCAT tcgcctATAATCTAATAAGATTCACAGACATGCCTCTTAAGGACTTAGTTCGGAGTGGGTCATTCCTCAGAGGTACTTCAGCTAAATAA